A single Streptomyces mirabilis DNA region contains:
- a CDS encoding DUF1648 domain-containing protein — translation MTEQGRKSGAVWGAVGWGVGVLALLVALPLAASGRLPDRLATHWDAGSGRPDDSMPLWAAALFPALIWGVLAFVVVLTLRRAGAGRDAPGWAAAGLGFVGVTLLGGQASIVRANLDRADWHQAGSVTSGVVGTLVVAVAAGAASLLATRRAPDEPRPAADGPTLDIPAGQRVVWLARTSNSWLHALAALTGLLAITVVVSALAGLTGLPFLLGAAPFAFASLLVLGCSSVRARVGEQGLDVAFGPFGWPARHWAAEDIESARVENRTPAQVGGWGYRLSGLGTTVMLRGGECLVIRPSRGREFAVSVDDAERGAALLNSLSARHAR, via the coding sequence GTGACCGAGCAGGGGCGCAAGAGCGGAGCGGTGTGGGGCGCCGTCGGCTGGGGCGTCGGCGTCCTGGCCCTGTTGGTGGCACTGCCGTTGGCCGCGAGCGGCCGGCTCCCGGACCGACTGGCGACCCACTGGGACGCCGGCTCGGGCAGGCCCGACGATTCCATGCCGCTCTGGGCCGCGGCACTCTTTCCCGCGCTGATCTGGGGTGTGCTGGCGTTCGTCGTCGTGCTGACGCTGCGTAGGGCAGGGGCCGGTCGCGACGCACCAGGGTGGGCGGCCGCGGGCCTCGGGTTCGTCGGCGTGACACTGCTCGGCGGGCAGGCATCGATCGTACGGGCGAATCTGGACCGCGCGGACTGGCACCAGGCGGGATCGGTGACGAGCGGGGTCGTGGGCACGCTCGTTGTGGCGGTCGCAGCGGGCGCGGCCAGTCTGCTGGCCACGCGCCGGGCGCCGGACGAGCCCCGGCCCGCGGCGGACGGCCCGACCCTGGACATTCCCGCCGGGCAGCGGGTCGTATGGCTCGCCCGCACGTCGAACTCCTGGCTCCATGCGCTCGCCGCCCTGACCGGGCTGCTCGCGATCACCGTCGTCGTGTCGGCGCTCGCGGGTCTGACGGGTCTTCCGTTCCTGCTGGGGGCAGCGCCGTTCGCATTCGCGTCCCTTCTGGTCCTCGGCTGCTCCTCGGTGCGGGCGCGAGTCGGCGAGCAAGGTCTGGACGTCGCCTTCGGTCCCTTCGGCTGGCCGGCACGACACTGGGCCGCCGAGGACATCGAGTCGGCACGCGTCGAGAACCGCACGCCCGCCCAGGTCGGCGGATGGGGCTACAGGCTGAGCGGACTGGGAACCACCGTGATGCTGCGCGGTGGCGAGTGCCTGGTCATCCGCCCTTCAAGGGGCAGGGAATTCGCTGTGAGTGTCGACGACGCCGAACGCGGAGCCGCCCTCCTGAACTCCTTGAGCGCCCGGCACGCAAGGTGA
- a CDS encoding GntR family transcriptional regulator yields MLLRLNTADSRPLHEQVAGAIRRAIAEGECGPGDRLPPARDLSQALDVNVNTVLRGLRALRDEGVLEFRRGRGVTVADGADQRSVLLHRVRDLVTDAAHRGYSKNDLIDMIRGIS; encoded by the coding sequence ATGCTGTTGAGGCTGAACACCGCGGACAGTCGCCCCCTGCACGAGCAGGTGGCCGGCGCGATCCGGCGCGCCATCGCCGAGGGCGAGTGCGGGCCGGGAGACCGCCTTCCCCCGGCCCGGGATCTTTCCCAGGCCCTGGATGTGAACGTCAACACGGTTCTACGGGGCCTTCGGGCGCTGCGCGACGAAGGGGTGTTGGAGTTCCGGCGGGGCCGGGGTGTGACGGTGGCCGACGGGGCGGACCAGCGCTCCGTCCTGCTGCACCGCGTACGCGACCTGGTGACCGACGCGGCGCACCGCGGCTACAGCAAGAACGACCTCATCGACATGATCAGGGGGATCTCGTGA
- a CDS encoding tannase/feruloyl esterase family alpha/beta hydrolase: MAALATALTLVTGVSVALAAGATGATGATDGAQASAAKVATTTSTTSSGIAPAMSCAGLTSLDLAAAVPGVPFEVTSATELAAGGNTLGNWAACDVKGVIAPQIHFEIKLPETGWQANYLQVGCGGLCGNVNVSSAPASAGCVPLTSGAFAVAASDEGHYQGGGLFSADPTLRADFGYKSDHQLAQAAKAVIERYYGQAATHAYFDGCSQGGHQALTEAQRYPTDFDGIIAGAPANNFTALNTFSHAWTAQSVYLGGGPATITNADLADLHAAVLKGCGAPADGIIADPLSCAWDPAAIRCEAGQTSTSDDYCLTADQVTTLRRIYAGPTDEDGKLLYPGYQLRGSELNWAGIITPATATGASGDISFVRETLRYQIFDSPQPTLTYKDVKFTAAYYKKVMQPNEGMYDATDPDLKAFKAAGGKLILWHGLGDQHIPAVGTMAYYKAVEKVMGGGAATEGFARLFLLPGVAHCGGGQGPDTFDALTAMTDWVTKGEAPSSLTTRSVDSGGNTTATRPAYPFPYVAKNTTGGPADDAGSYTPVRSTVEANLTLNRLGSFRTGYETVGNWVHGKWVVSKGKA, translated from the coding sequence ATGGCCGCCCTCGCGACCGCTCTCACGCTCGTGACCGGCGTGAGCGTGGCACTCGCGGCCGGCGCGACCGGCGCGACCGGCGCGACCGACGGCGCGCAAGCCTCCGCCGCCAAGGTCGCCACCACGACCAGCACCACCTCCTCCGGCATCGCGCCCGCCATGTCCTGCGCCGGCCTCACCTCACTGGACCTGGCCGCCGCCGTCCCGGGCGTGCCCTTCGAGGTCACCTCGGCCACGGAACTGGCCGCCGGCGGCAACACCCTGGGCAACTGGGCGGCGTGTGACGTGAAGGGCGTGATCGCCCCGCAGATCCACTTCGAGATCAAGCTGCCCGAGACCGGCTGGCAGGCCAACTACCTCCAGGTCGGCTGCGGCGGCCTCTGCGGCAACGTGAACGTGAGCAGCGCCCCCGCCTCGGCCGGCTGTGTCCCGCTGACCAGCGGCGCTTTCGCCGTCGCCGCCAGCGACGAGGGCCACTACCAGGGCGGCGGCCTGTTCTCCGCCGACCCGACGCTGCGCGCCGACTTCGGCTACAAGTCCGACCACCAGCTCGCCCAGGCGGCCAAGGCCGTCATCGAGCGGTACTACGGGCAGGCGGCCACCCACGCGTACTTCGACGGCTGCTCGCAGGGCGGCCACCAGGCCCTGACCGAGGCCCAGCGCTACCCGACCGACTTCGACGGCATCATCGCCGGGGCCCCGGCCAACAACTTCACCGCGCTGAACACCTTCTCGCACGCCTGGACCGCCCAGTCCGTCTACCTCGGCGGCGGCCCGGCCACGATCACCAACGCCGACCTCGCGGACCTCCACGCGGCCGTGCTCAAGGGCTGCGGCGCTCCCGCGGACGGGATCATCGCCGACCCGCTGAGCTGTGCTTGGGATCCGGCGGCCATCCGGTGCGAGGCCGGGCAGACCTCCACGAGCGACGACTACTGCCTGACCGCGGATCAGGTCACCACCCTGCGCCGGATCTACGCGGGACCGACCGACGAGGACGGCAAACTGCTGTACCCGGGTTACCAGTTGCGCGGCTCCGAGCTGAACTGGGCCGGGATCATCACGCCGGCCACGGCCACCGGAGCCTCCGGCGACATCAGCTTCGTCCGCGAGACCCTCCGGTACCAGATCTTCGACAGCCCGCAGCCGACCCTGACGTACAAGGACGTCAAGTTCACCGCGGCCTACTACAAGAAGGTCATGCAGCCCAACGAGGGCATGTACGACGCGACCGACCCGGACCTGAAGGCCTTCAAAGCGGCCGGCGGCAAGCTGATCCTCTGGCACGGCCTGGGCGACCAGCACATCCCCGCGGTCGGAACCATGGCGTACTACAAGGCGGTTGAGAAGGTCATGGGTGGCGGCGCGGCCACGGAAGGCTTCGCCAGGCTGTTCCTGCTCCCCGGCGTCGCGCACTGCGGCGGCGGCCAGGGCCCGGACACCTTCGACGCGCTGACCGCGATGACCGACTGGGTCACCAAGGGCGAGGCCCCGAGCAGTCTGACGACCAGGTCCGTGGACAGCGGCGGGAACACCACCGCCACGCGCCCCGCCTATCCCTTCCCCTATGTCGCCAAGAACACCACGGGCGGCCCGGCGGACGACGCGGGCAGTTACACGCCCGTCAGGTCCACCGTCGAGGCCAACCTGACGCTGAACCGGCTCGGTTCCTTCCGCACCGGCTACGAGACCGTCGGCAACTGGGTGCACGGCAAGTGGGTGGTGTCCAAGGGCAAGGCCTGA